The genome window CGCTCCTGGTCGCCGTGAGCGATAATCAATGGTACGTATTAATAATGAAAGCCCCCCATAATTATATACATTTTCAATATTCTTCAATTCTTCACGTAAAGCCTTCTCCGTTTGATCTGTTAATAGTGAAACAGAAAACGCCATCATATAAATAGAAAGCCCTGCTGCAACCAAACCACATAACAAAATATAAAGCGCAGAAAGTCTTAATGCAGTTGTACGCATTATATTAATTAAATAACTCATTTTTTATTTGGAGCTTTCAGCATATATCCGGCTCCACGAACCGTATGTAAAAGTGGAACATCAAAACCTTTTTCAATTTTTGCTCTTAAACGAGATATATGAACATCAATGACATTTGTTTGTGGATCGAAATGATAATCCCACACATTTTCCAAGAGCATTGTACGTGTCACGACTTGGCCAGCATAACGCATTAAATATTCAAGTAGGCGAAATTCACGTGGTTGTAATACGATATTCATATCACCACGCTTTACAGTATGTGCTAATCGATCAAGTTCAAGATTATCAACAGAATAGACTGTTTCTGCTTCTTTAGGATTTTTTCGTCGTTGCAATACCTCAATACGCGCCAGTAACTCAGAAAAAGCGTAGGGCTTTGTTAGATAGTCATCACCACCTGCACGCAACCCTATTACACGATCATCAACCTGTCCTAAAGCAGAAAGAATAAGAACCGGCGTCTC of Bartonella ancashensis contains these proteins:
- a CDS encoding response regulator transcription factor — encoded protein: MKILVIEDDRETGRYLEKAFLEAGHAVDIACDGDTGYALAETGHYDVMVIDRMLPNRDGLSIVTELRAKGNETPVLILSALGQVDDRVIGLRAGGDDYLTKPYAFSELLARIEVLQRRKNPKEAETVYSVDNLELDRLAHTVKRGDMNIVLQPREFRLLEYLMRYAGQVVTRTMLLENVWDYHFDPQTNVIDVHISRLRAKIEKGFDVPLLHTVRGAGYMLKAPNKK